In a single window of the Populus alba chromosome 16, ASM523922v2, whole genome shotgun sequence genome:
- the LOC118037433 gene encoding uncharacterized protein produces the protein MEAPLKFIGLLGLLVLLSVAGGADAAGECGKSSPDDEAMKLAPCAEAAQDEKAAVSDSCCLQVKRMGQKPSCLCAVMLSDTAKASGVKIETAITIPKRCNLANRPVGYKCGGYTLP, from the exons ATGGAGGCTCCTCTTAAATTCATCGGTCTTCTGGGATTGCTTGTGCTTCTGAGCGTTGCTGGAGGGGCTGATGCTGCCGGGGAATGTGGAAAATCTTCCCCGGACGATGAAGCCATGAAGCTGGCTCCTTGTGCAGAAGCAGCACAAGATGAGAAAGCTGCTGTGTCAGACAGTTGCTGCCTTCAGGTGAAGAGAATGGGCCAGAAGCCAAGCTGTCTTTGTGCTGTAATGCTTTCAGACACTGCTAAGGCATCTGGAGTCAAGATTGAAACTGCCATTACCATCCCCAAACGTTGCAACCTTGCCAACCGTCCGGTGGGATACAAGTGTGGAG GTTATACACTTCCATGA
- the LOC118037434 gene encoding rop guanine nucleotide exchange factor 7 isoform X1: MDRAFTHQKERETAHQQEEQHCHYRLKLCVPVVVKLRSSNNLKSFSLLGFWVSKSLRNLYCKARFSNGCCLKRLQFNGMVMNNSAFCDSPGVVLKEEKGEMEGLIEKSNECNREKDTNFGEKKGEVQTFGDLIEDKGRESSSSSEFLTSENTGHGEHSHSSSEEDSSSPRTLGWPVQKDEVSDCTSTNSATDDEEKSHFDDRKLEKQGSSISETEMMKERFSKLLLGEDMSGCGNGVCTALAISNAITNLCATLFGQLWRLEPLAPEKKAMWRREMEWFLCVSDHVVELMPSWQTFPDGSKLEVMTCRPRSDLYINLPALRKLDNMLLEILDSFDNTEFWYIDQGILAPDADGSASFRRTLQRQEEKWWLPVPRVPPGGLHENSRKQLQHKRDSTNQILKAAMAINSITISDMEIPESYMDALPKNGKASLGDLIYRCISSDQFYPECLLDCLDLSSELLAIELANRVEASIYMWRKRTNSKPVNSTNRSSSKSSWELMKELMIDVDKRDLLADRAESLLLCLKQRFPGLPQTTLDMSKIQYNKDVGKSILESYSRVLESLAFNIVARIDDLLYVDDLTKHSDHFSSISKVSVIAHKSVTIPYSAPASNSPYKTAFTTPSFSPGQRISPVKGDRSPFMTSGKIPQHGLGVKKVLTDYLSIDTKGRDGGITIEGTDNVIRSTPASQIGIESFGSILETINTPENRFSDIC; this comes from the exons ATGGATAGAGCTTTCACCCACCAGAAAGAAAGGGAAACAGCTCACCAACAAGAAGAGCAACATTGTCATTACCGTCTCAAGCTGTGTGTGCCTGTAGTAGTGAAGCTAAGAAGCTCCAATAACCTGAAATCGTTTTCTCTATTGGGCTTCTGGGTCTCAAAATCTCTTAGAAACTTATATTGCAAAGCTAGGTTCTCAAATGGGTGTTGCTTGAAAAGACTACAGTTTAATGGTATGGTAATGAACAACTCTGCTTTTTGTGATTCACCTGGGGTGGTTctgaaagaagagaaaggagaaaTGGAGGGTTTGATTGAGAAGAGTAATGAATGTAACAGAGAGAAAGATACGAACTTTGGTGAAAAGAAAGGTGAAGTCCAGACATTTGGCGATTTGATTGAAGACAAGGGTAGAGAAAGCAGTTCAAGTTCTGAATTTTTAACTTCTGAGAACACAGGGCATGGGGAGCATAGTCATAGTAGCTCTGAAGAGGATTCATCTTCTCCTCGTACATTGGGTTGGCCTGTACAGAAAGATGAAGTATCTGACTGCACAAGTACCAATAGTGCAactgatgatgaagaaaaatccCATTTCGATGATAGGAAGTTGGAGAAACAAGGGTCTTCAATTTCAG AGACTGAGATGATGAAGGAAAGGTTTTCAAAGTTGCTGCTCGGAGAAGATATGTCTGGTTGTGGAAATGGGGTTTGCACAGCTTTGGCTATCTCAAATGCCATTACTAATCTATGTG CTACCTTGTTCGGGCAACTATGGAGGTTGGAGCCTCTAGCACCAGAGAAGAAAGCAATGTGGCGAAGAGAGATGGAATGGTTTCTTTGTGTGAGTGATCACGTTGTGGAGTTGATGCCTTCTTGGCAGACATTTCCAGATGGGAGCAAGCTCGAG GTCATGACCTGCAGGCCTAGATCGGATCTTTACATAAATCTTCCAGCTCTGCGAAAATTGGATAACATGCTTCTT GAGATCTTAGATAGTTTTGACAATACTGAGTTCTGGTACATAGACCAAGGGATCCTGGCCCCTGATGCTGATGGGTCAGCTTCTTTCCGACGAACCCTGCAGCGCCAAGAAGAGAAGTGGTGGCTACCTGTTCCTAGGGTGCCTCCTGGAGGCCTccatgaaaattcaagaaagcAGTTGCAGCACAAACGTGATTCTACAAACCAAATATTGAAAGCTGCTATGGCTATCAACAGCATCACTATATCTGATATGGAAATCCCTGAATCATATATGGATGCTCTTCCAAAG AATGGAAAAGCCAGTTTAGGAGACCTCATCTATCGATGTATCTCTTCGGATCAATTTTATCCGGAATGTCTCCTTGATTGCCTCGATTTGTCTTCCGAACTTTTAGCAATAGAACTTGCGAACCGAGTGGAAGCCTCAATCTACATGTGGCGCAAAAGGACCAACTCTAAACCTGTCAATAGTACAAATCGCTCCAGTTCAAAGTCATCCTGGGAATTGATGAAGGAGCTGATGATTGATGTAGACAAGAGGGATTTGCTTGCTGATCGAGCAGAAAGCCTCCTGCTTTGCCTGAAGCAGCGATTCCCTGGTCTTCCACAGACAACTTTAGATATGAGCAAAATCCAATACAACAAG GATGTTGGGAAATCCATTTTGGAGAGCTACTCAAGGGTTCTAGAGAGCTTGGCATTTAATATTGTGGCTCGAATTGATGACCTGCTCTACGTGGATGATTTGACAAAACATTCGGATCATTTCTCTTCAATCTCTAAAGTCAGTGTGATTGCTCACAAAAGTGTAACAATTCCATACTCAGCCCCAGCCTCAAACAGTCCATATAAGACAGCTTTCACCACACCAAGCTTCTCACCTGGGCAACGAATAAGCCCTGTAAAGGGAGACCGATCGCCATTCATGACCAGTGGAAAAATTCCTCAGCATGGTTTAGGAGTGAAAAAGGTCTTGACAGATTATCTCAGTATTGATACAAAAGGCAGGGATGGTGGCATTACAATCGAGGGAACAGACAATGTGATTCGAAGCACCCCAGCTTCTCAAATTGGAATTGAATCTTTTGGGTCTATATTAGAAACAATCAACACACCCGAGAACAGATTTTCTGATATCTGTTGA
- the LOC118037434 gene encoding rop guanine nucleotide exchange factor 7 isoform X2, with protein sequence MVIAPSLLNFAATLFGQLWRLEPLAPEKKAMWRREMEWFLCVSDHVVELMPSWQTFPDGSKLEVMTCRPRSDLYINLPALRKLDNMLLEILDSFDNTEFWYIDQGILAPDADGSASFRRTLQRQEEKWWLPVPRVPPGGLHENSRKQLQHKRDSTNQILKAAMAINSITISDMEIPESYMDALPKNGKASLGDLIYRCISSDQFYPECLLDCLDLSSELLAIELANRVEASIYMWRKRTNSKPVNSTNRSSSKSSWELMKELMIDVDKRDLLADRAESLLLCLKQRFPGLPQTTLDMSKIQYNKDVGKSILESYSRVLESLAFNIVARIDDLLYVDDLTKHSDHFSSISKVSVIAHKSVTIPYSAPASNSPYKTAFTTPSFSPGQRISPVKGDRSPFMTSGKIPQHGLGVKKVLTDYLSIDTKGRDGGITIEGTDNVIRSTPASQIGIESFGSILETINTPENRFSDIC encoded by the exons ATGGTTATTGCTCCTTCTCTGCTCAATTTTGCAGCTACCTTGTTCGGGCAACTATGGAGGTTGGAGCCTCTAGCACCAGAGAAGAAAGCAATGTGGCGAAGAGAGATGGAATGGTTTCTTTGTGTGAGTGATCACGTTGTGGAGTTGATGCCTTCTTGGCAGACATTTCCAGATGGGAGCAAGCTCGAG GTCATGACCTGCAGGCCTAGATCGGATCTTTACATAAATCTTCCAGCTCTGCGAAAATTGGATAACATGCTTCTT GAGATCTTAGATAGTTTTGACAATACTGAGTTCTGGTACATAGACCAAGGGATCCTGGCCCCTGATGCTGATGGGTCAGCTTCTTTCCGACGAACCCTGCAGCGCCAAGAAGAGAAGTGGTGGCTACCTGTTCCTAGGGTGCCTCCTGGAGGCCTccatgaaaattcaagaaagcAGTTGCAGCACAAACGTGATTCTACAAACCAAATATTGAAAGCTGCTATGGCTATCAACAGCATCACTATATCTGATATGGAAATCCCTGAATCATATATGGATGCTCTTCCAAAG AATGGAAAAGCCAGTTTAGGAGACCTCATCTATCGATGTATCTCTTCGGATCAATTTTATCCGGAATGTCTCCTTGATTGCCTCGATTTGTCTTCCGAACTTTTAGCAATAGAACTTGCGAACCGAGTGGAAGCCTCAATCTACATGTGGCGCAAAAGGACCAACTCTAAACCTGTCAATAGTACAAATCGCTCCAGTTCAAAGTCATCCTGGGAATTGATGAAGGAGCTGATGATTGATGTAGACAAGAGGGATTTGCTTGCTGATCGAGCAGAAAGCCTCCTGCTTTGCCTGAAGCAGCGATTCCCTGGTCTTCCACAGACAACTTTAGATATGAGCAAAATCCAATACAACAAG GATGTTGGGAAATCCATTTTGGAGAGCTACTCAAGGGTTCTAGAGAGCTTGGCATTTAATATTGTGGCTCGAATTGATGACCTGCTCTACGTGGATGATTTGACAAAACATTCGGATCATTTCTCTTCAATCTCTAAAGTCAGTGTGATTGCTCACAAAAGTGTAACAATTCCATACTCAGCCCCAGCCTCAAACAGTCCATATAAGACAGCTTTCACCACACCAAGCTTCTCACCTGGGCAACGAATAAGCCCTGTAAAGGGAGACCGATCGCCATTCATGACCAGTGGAAAAATTCCTCAGCATGGTTTAGGAGTGAAAAAGGTCTTGACAGATTATCTCAGTATTGATACAAAAGGCAGGGATGGTGGCATTACAATCGAGGGAACAGACAATGTGATTCGAAGCACCCCAGCTTCTCAAATTGGAATTGAATCTTTTGGGTCTATATTAGAAACAATCAACACACCCGAGAACAGATTTTCTGATATCTGTTGA